One segment of Setaria viridis chromosome 4, Setaria_viridis_v4.0, whole genome shotgun sequence DNA contains the following:
- the LOC117851492 gene encoding tRNA (guanine-N(7)-)-methyltransferase has product MTRTNGASGGGGGGQQQASAAGKLPRKRFYRARAHSNPLSDSHFPVPVSPDEFDLSEHYPRYFPADKGSGEEAPPPPRIRFADVGCGFGGLLVGLAPLFPDTLMIGMELRDKVTEYVKERILALRASNPGQYDNISVVRTNSMKYIPNYFRKAQLTKMFFLFPDPHFKEKNHRRRVISMQLLDEYAYVMEVGGIIYTITDVEELGEWMRSCLEKHPLFEPVPEEEIKADPVVKLLSTATEESQKVARNGGQTFHAIFRRISLQE; this is encoded by the exons ATGACGAGGACCAACGGcgcgagtggcggcggcggcggcggccagcaacaggcctcggcggcggggaagctccCCCGGAAGCGGTTCTACCGCGCCCGGGCGCACAGCAACCCGCTCAGCGATTCGCACTTCCCGGTCCCGGTGTCGCCCGACGAGTTCGACCTCTCGGAGCACTACCCGCGCTACTTCCCGGCCGATAAGGGTAGCGGcgaggaggcgccgccgccgccgcggatccGCTTTGCTGATGTGGGATGCGGGTTCGGTGGGCTGCTTGTCGGCCTCGCACCCCTCTTCCCGGACACGCTCATGATCGGCATGGAGCTGAGGGACAAG GTAACTGAGTATGTCAAGGAGAGGATATTAGCTTTAAGAGCATCAAACCCAGGACAGTACGACAACATATCTGTCGTGCGCACCAACTCAATGAAGTACATCCCAAACTATTTCAGGAAGGCTCAGCTCACCAAGATGTTCTTCCTGTTCCCTGATCCTCACTTCAAGGAGAAGAACCACCGAAGGAGGGTTATCAGCATGCAGTTGCTTGATGAGTATGCTTATGTGATGGAAGTGGGAGGAATCATTTATACTATCACCGATGTTGAGGAACTTGGAGAGTGGATGCGGTCGTGTCTGGAGAAACACCCACTGTTTGAGCCTGTTCCAGAAGAAGAGATAAAAGCCGATCCAGTTGTCAAGTTACTGTCTACTGCCACGGAAGAAAGCCAGAAGGTTGCCAGAAATGGAGGGCAAACTTTCCATGCCATCTTCAGGCGGATCTCCTTACAAGAATAA
- the LOC117851491 gene encoding ankyrin repeat domain-containing protein EMB506, chloroplastic isoform X2, whose protein sequence is MLPWAASPATASPATTPPTAAVSLAPILRAAAPRLPPPLYRPLPLLLCAGLRAPPRAASSDGDVFWEEPDDGSGSDYENEAEEETERRRSSRFRSSSPFSRLEAARQQEQELRREIELLLTPEEKAILDQHETPDVSKISSPKWHPLHSYALALQIPLMDKLLNSGVDINSLDKDGFTPLHKAVVGKKEAVISHLLRKGANPHVRDRDGATPLHYAVQAGALQTVKLLIKYKVDVNVADNDGWTPLHLAIQSRNRDIAKVLLVNGADRTRRTKDGRTALDLSLCFGRDFKSYDLAKLVKLIPANRV, encoded by the exons ATGCTCCCATGGGCGGCCAGTCCGGCCACGGCGTCACCAGCCACCactccgcccaccgccgccgtctccttaGCTCCTAttctccgcgccgccgctccccgcctTCCACCGCCTCTGTACCGCCCGCTTCCCCTGCTGCTGTGTGCTGGCCTCAGggccccaccgcgcgccgcctctTCCGACGGCGACGTCTTCTGGGAGGAGCCGGACGACGGGTCCGGAAGCGACTATGAGAacgaagcggaggaagagaCCGAGCGAAGGAGGAGCTCGCGTTTCCGGTCCTCTTCGCCGTTCTCCAGGCTCGAGGCGGCGCGGCAGCAAGAACAGGAGCTCCGGAGAG AAATCGAGCTCCTCTTGACGCCTGAAGAAAAGGCTATCTTGGATCAACATGAGACCCCTGATGTCAGTAAAATATCATCA CCAAAATGGCATCCTCTCCATAGCTACGCCTTGGCACTGCAGATACCCCTCATGGATAAGCTACTAAACAGTGGAGTTGACATCAATTCACTTGATAAA GATGGTTTCACCCCTCTTCACAAGGCGGTCGTAGGAAAAAAGGAGGCGGTCATTAGTCATCTCTTAAGAAAAGGGGCAAATCCCCATGTTAGAGATAGG GATGGAGCCACACCATTGCATTATGCTGTTCAAGCTGGTGCCCTGCAGACCGTGAAGTTACTGATTAAGTACAAGGTTGATGTCAATGTTGCTGATAAT GATGGATGGACTCCACTGCATTTAGCCATACAAAGTAGAAATAGAGATATAGCAAAGGTCTTGCTTGTCAACGGTGCAGACAGGACAAGAAGAACCAAG GATGGAAGGACTGCACTGGATCTAAGCTTATGTTTTGGAAGGGATTTCAAGTCATATGATCTGGCAAAGCTTGTCAAGCTTATTCCAGCAAATAGAGTGTGA
- the LOC117851491 gene encoding ankyrin repeat domain-containing protein EMB506, chloroplastic isoform X1, with product MVAVAHTVAPNPSRPGGEQTPRRRQSTGVGVEMLPWAASPATASPATTPPTAAVSLAPILRAAAPRLPPPLYRPLPLLLCAGLRAPPRAASSDGDVFWEEPDDGSGSDYENEAEEETERRRSSRFRSSSPFSRLEAARQQEQELRREIELLLTPEEKAILDQHETPDVSKISSPKWHPLHSYALALQIPLMDKLLNSGVDINSLDKDGFTPLHKAVVGKKEAVISHLLRKGANPHVRDRDGATPLHYAVQAGALQTVKLLIKYKVDVNVADNDGWTPLHLAIQSRNRDIAKVLLVNGADRTRRTKDGRTALDLSLCFGRDFKSYDLAKLVKLIPANRV from the exons ATG GTGGCAGTTGCTCACACAGTCGCACCTAATCCGAGCCGACCCGGCGGTGAGCAAACCCCGCGAAGAAGACAGAGCACAGGCGTCGGAGTCGAGATGCTCCCATGGGCGGCCAGTCCGGCCACGGCGTCACCAGCCACCactccgcccaccgccgccgtctccttaGCTCCTAttctccgcgccgccgctccccgcctTCCACCGCCTCTGTACCGCCCGCTTCCCCTGCTGCTGTGTGCTGGCCTCAGggccccaccgcgcgccgcctctTCCGACGGCGACGTCTTCTGGGAGGAGCCGGACGACGGGTCCGGAAGCGACTATGAGAacgaagcggaggaagagaCCGAGCGAAGGAGGAGCTCGCGTTTCCGGTCCTCTTCGCCGTTCTCCAGGCTCGAGGCGGCGCGGCAGCAAGAACAGGAGCTCCGGAGAG AAATCGAGCTCCTCTTGACGCCTGAAGAAAAGGCTATCTTGGATCAACATGAGACCCCTGATGTCAGTAAAATATCATCA CCAAAATGGCATCCTCTCCATAGCTACGCCTTGGCACTGCAGATACCCCTCATGGATAAGCTACTAAACAGTGGAGTTGACATCAATTCACTTGATAAA GATGGTTTCACCCCTCTTCACAAGGCGGTCGTAGGAAAAAAGGAGGCGGTCATTAGTCATCTCTTAAGAAAAGGGGCAAATCCCCATGTTAGAGATAGG GATGGAGCCACACCATTGCATTATGCTGTTCAAGCTGGTGCCCTGCAGACCGTGAAGTTACTGATTAAGTACAAGGTTGATGTCAATGTTGCTGATAAT GATGGATGGACTCCACTGCATTTAGCCATACAAAGTAGAAATAGAGATATAGCAAAGGTCTTGCTTGTCAACGGTGCAGACAGGACAAGAAGAACCAAG GATGGAAGGACTGCACTGGATCTAAGCTTATGTTTTGGAAGGGATTTCAAGTCATATGATCTGGCAAAGCTTGTCAAGCTTATTCCAGCAAATAGAGTGTGA
- the LOC117851494 gene encoding uncharacterized protein encodes MAYLQIGVKKKTNTCVEDRHFRTSPRRPREEGKNKKMLARTLAGRVGPRLAPPLAGLLRRGYAPPTSSSAAASDDLVIDEDPPRAASPSAATGTMAATMPTVLQPRVLIYDGVCHLCHRGVKWVIRADKHAKIKFCCVQSKAAEPYLRLVGMDREDVLRRVLFIEGPEAYYEGSTAALKVASYLPLPYSVLSSLLIVPTPLRDAVYDYIAKNRYDWFGKDDECIATKDKDILDRFIDREEILGGGPNNSFF; translated from the exons ATGGCATATCTCCAAATaggtgttaaaaaaaaaaccaatACCTGTGTTGAGGACCGCCACTTCCGCACCTCGCCGCGGCGTCCGAGAGAAGAGGGGAAGAACAAAAAAATGCTCGCCAGAACCCTCGCAGGCCGCGTCGGCCCCCGCCTGGCGCCGCCCCTCGcgggcctcctccgccgtggCTACGCGCCCCCCACCTCCTCGTCCGCCGCGGCCTCTGACGACCTCGTAATCGACGAGgacccgccgcgcgccgcctcgccgtccgccgccaccggtaCCATGGCGGCCACCATGCCGACCGTTCTGCAGCCGCGCGTGCTCATCTACGACGGCGTCTGCCACCTCTGCCACCGGG GGGTGAAGTGGGTGATCCGGGCGGATAAGCACGCCAAGATCAAGTTCTGCTGCGTGCAGTCCAAGGCCGCAGAGCCGTACCTGAGGCTGGTCGGCATGGACCGGGAGGACGTCCTGCGGCGTGTGCTCTTCATCGAGGGGCCTGAGGCTTACTATGAGGGCTCTACGG CTGCTCTGAAAGTTGCATCATACCTGCCTCTTCCCTACTCAGTCCTGAGCTCCTTGCTGATCGTCCCCACCCCACTGCGGGATGCAGTCTACGATTACATCGCAAAGAACCGCTATGACTGGTTTGGCAAAGATGATGAGTGCATCGCCACTAAGGACAAGGACATTCTTGATCGCTTCATCGACAGGGAGGAAATTCTTGGTGGTGGTCCCAATAATAGCTTCTTTTGA